A genomic region of Cotesia glomerata isolate CgM1 linkage group LG9, MPM_Cglom_v2.3, whole genome shotgun sequence contains the following coding sequences:
- the LOC123271912 gene encoding putative ankyrin repeat protein RF_0381, with product MIYHVSHHLLLALKMNNLELVRRAVEETKNINEFIDVTLPYTPLHLTILLRSSLEITEYLIDKGADINSLCGESPYPNVMSKCAPLHLAISKNKRIEIDYAELLIRRSADVNIVCSGGQSALHLAVRSKNLQLVNLVLRNNANVNLNSEYGSPLMVFAENFILGLDNLDIMKLLLEFGADANC from the exons ATGATCTACCATGTGTCTCACCATCTGCTCCTCGCGTTGAAGATGAACAATTTGGAGCTAGTCCGGCGTGCAGTGGAAGAAACTAAGAACATAAATGAGTTCATTGACGTCACTTTGCCATACACTCCGCTCCACCTGACAATCTTGCTAAGATCCAGCCTGGAGATCACCGAATACCTCATAGACAAAGGTGCTGACATCAACAGCCTTTGCGGGGAGAGCCCCTACCCAAATGTAATGTCCAAGTGCGCACCCTTGCACTTGgcgatcagcaaaaataaaagaatagaGATTGACTACGCCGAGCTTTTAATTCGCCGCAGTGCAGACGTCAATATTGTTTGCTCAGGAGGTCAATCTGCCCTGCACCTGGCAGTCAGGAGCAAGAACCTCCAATTGGTGAACCTGGTCCTCAGAAATAACGCGAATGTAAACTTGAATTCGGAGTATGGTTCGCCCCTGATGGTGTTTGCGGAAAATTTCATACTGGGGTTGGACAATCTGGACATCATGAAGCTCCTGCTGGAATTTGGCGCTGATGCCAATTGT tga